A DNA window from Streptomyces sp. B21-083 contains the following coding sequences:
- a CDS encoding 3-hydroxyacyl-CoA dehydrogenase family protein, translating into MSDLHCPARPVRPVTASAAFDGRDASINIMRGSFAVRMVESGGARPEGIDQGMEQGCAHPVGPLCLLDRIGLDAAQAIAESMRQAFEEPLYAPPALLCRMATAGHLGAVRAGGLLRARQLINTSNY; encoded by the coding sequence ATGAGCGATCTGCACTGCCCCGCACGTCCCGTCCGTCCGGTCACCGCTTCGGCGGCGTTCGACGGGCGTGACGCCTCGATCAACATCATGCGGGGATCTTTCGCGGTCCGGATGGTGGAGTCCGGCGGCGCGCGGCCGGAGGGCATCGACCAGGGCATGGAACAGGGCTGTGCCCACCCCGTGGGGCCGCTGTGCCTGCTCGACCGGATCGGTCTTGACGCCGCCCAGGCCATCGCCGAGTCCATGCGCCAGGCGTTCGAGGAGCCGCTGTACGCCCCGCCTGCCCTGCTGTGCCGCATGGCCACCGCCGGGCATCTGGGCGCCGTAAGAGCGGGCGGGCTTCTACGTGCACGACAATTGATAAACACGTCAAACTATTGA
- a CDS encoding protoporphyrinogen/coproporphyrinogen oxidase, producing MEQVDHARGAAAEPGGRGDVVVVGAGISGLTAAFRLQRQGWDVTVLEAADHVGGKMASRERDGYVLNRGATMIPQAFTALTRLCADVGLGDPFTLMPLSFGIPRDGTVLPLGGAGVAAAVRGIRTDLLSWRSKLLLRRLLTDMLRWRRRLGHDDFEAAGRLDTESVASYAERRLNQEIYDYVIDPLLRGVYLSEPSRMSVVDFFLTVGKFAEGGPMQYPTGIDFLAKRLASLVRVRTGAAVTSITRTESGVRTVWRDATGEHAIESRGCVIAVDGPTVLRLCPELPERQRELIGSIPYGSVLKGIFGLRRDPEDLPTMVAVPSSAGIGLGIINVDSRAMPNAVPPGKAVVSGHWVDGYARKNTGRSDKDLIPEMIRDMERLIPGFADDLEFAEIERWDTATNARCVGFYRTVAELRSSADPDAIVQLAGDYLGISGTNSSAEAGERAAKSLGRRLASLHGDPRDRA from the coding sequence ATGGAACAAGTGGACCATGCGCGGGGGGCGGCGGCTGAGCCGGGCGGTCGGGGAGATGTCGTCGTCGTAGGAGCGGGCATATCGGGGCTGACCGCGGCCTTCCGGCTCCAGCGGCAGGGCTGGGACGTCACCGTCCTCGAAGCCGCCGACCACGTCGGCGGAAAGATGGCGAGCCGGGAGCGGGACGGCTATGTGCTCAACCGCGGCGCGACCATGATTCCGCAGGCATTCACCGCGCTCACCCGACTGTGCGCGGACGTCGGTCTCGGTGATCCCTTCACGCTGATGCCCCTCAGCTTCGGCATCCCGCGCGACGGCACGGTGCTGCCGCTGGGGGGAGCGGGCGTGGCCGCGGCCGTGCGGGGAATCCGCACGGACCTGTTGTCCTGGCGGAGCAAGCTGCTCCTGCGCCGGCTCCTGACCGACATGCTGCGATGGCGCCGTCGCCTCGGTCACGACGATTTCGAGGCGGCCGGCCGACTCGACACCGAGTCGGTCGCCTCCTATGCCGAGCGACGCCTCAACCAGGAGATCTACGACTACGTCATCGACCCGCTCCTGCGTGGCGTCTACCTCTCCGAACCGTCCAGGATGTCGGTCGTCGACTTCTTCCTGACGGTGGGGAAGTTCGCGGAGGGCGGGCCGATGCAGTATCCGACCGGCATCGACTTCCTGGCCAAGCGACTCGCCTCGCTCGTCCGTGTGCGCACCGGCGCCGCCGTCACGTCCATAACCCGCACCGAGTCAGGCGTGCGAACGGTGTGGCGGGACGCCACGGGGGAACACGCCATCGAGAGCCGAGGCTGCGTCATCGCCGTCGACGGCCCCACGGTGCTGCGGCTCTGTCCGGAACTTCCGGAACGGCAGCGCGAGTTGATCGGGTCCATCCCGTACGGCAGCGTCCTGAAAGGGATTTTCGGGCTGAGACGGGATCCGGAGGACCTGCCCACCATGGTCGCCGTCCCGAGCAGCGCCGGAATCGGTCTCGGAATCATCAACGTCGACTCGCGGGCGATGCCGAACGCGGTACCGCCCGGAAAGGCCGTGGTGTCCGGGCACTGGGTCGACGGCTACGCCAGGAAGAACACCGGACGGTCGGACAAGGACCTCATCCCCGAGATGATCCGCGACATGGAGAGGCTCATCCCAGGCTTCGCCGACGACCTCGAATTCGCCGAGATCGAGCGCTGGGACACCGCCACCAACGCGCGGTGTGTGGGCTTCTACCGGACCGTCGCGGAGCTGCGGTCATCGGCCGATCCGGACGCCATCGTCCAGCTCGCCGGGGACTACCTGGGCATATCCGGGACCAACAGCTCCGCGGAGGCCGGTGAGCGTGCCGCGAAGTCACTCGGCCGACGGCTGGCGTCGCTCCACGGGGACCCGCGCGACCGGGCGTGA
- a CDS encoding amidohydrolase family protein — MSDTRILIRNGHVIDTEPEPVALPNTDVLIEDGRIIAVGADLPADGATVIDATDKIVLPGFVDTHRHVWQSALRGAAVDVDLGAYLGILAQFGPKFSPQDVHTATLAGALECLDSGITTQLDYSHISYSPEHADAAIDALGAAGLRAVYGYGTPVTGGGSLDDVRRIRAERLADDGALVTMAYAPMGPSFTPIETVAEEWRTADELDLPVTFHVSAGPVNPQPIFALREAGLLREKILYVHGNTLGDDELKLIADSGASASAAPGAEAMLGNNSPVAGRLRRLGVTTGLGVDAVTSAPGDMFSLMRAALLASQIVDEPRMTCADVLKMATLDGAAALGLADRTGSLRPGKQADVILLRLDDINTLTAERDPIAAVVTAAHPHNVDTVLVAGEVVKINGRLVHTDLGRVARELRETALKVAGH; from the coding sequence ATGTCCGACACCCGCATCCTGATCCGCAACGGCCATGTCATCGACACCGAGCCCGAGCCGGTCGCGCTCCCGAACACCGACGTCCTGATCGAGGACGGCCGGATCATCGCCGTCGGCGCCGACCTGCCGGCGGACGGGGCCACCGTCATCGACGCCACCGACAAGATCGTGCTCCCGGGCTTCGTGGACACCCACCGGCATGTGTGGCAGTCGGCGCTGCGCGGCGCGGCCGTGGACGTCGACCTCGGCGCGTACCTCGGCATCCTGGCGCAGTTCGGCCCGAAGTTCAGCCCGCAGGACGTGCACACCGCGACCCTGGCCGGCGCACTGGAGTGTCTCGACTCCGGCATCACGACCCAGCTGGACTACTCGCACATCTCCTACTCGCCGGAGCACGCGGACGCCGCCATCGACGCCCTGGGCGCGGCGGGCCTGCGGGCGGTCTACGGCTACGGCACCCCGGTCACCGGCGGCGGCAGCCTCGACGACGTACGACGGATCCGCGCCGAGCGCCTGGCGGACGACGGCGCGCTCGTCACCATGGCGTACGCCCCGATGGGCCCGTCGTTCACCCCGATCGAGACGGTCGCCGAGGAGTGGCGCACGGCGGACGAGCTGGACCTGCCCGTGACGTTCCACGTCTCCGCCGGCCCCGTCAACCCGCAGCCGATCTTCGCCCTGCGCGAGGCAGGTCTGCTCCGCGAGAAGATCCTCTACGTCCACGGCAACACGCTCGGCGACGACGAACTGAAGCTGATCGCCGACTCCGGTGCCTCCGCCTCGGCCGCGCCCGGCGCGGAGGCCATGCTGGGCAACAACTCCCCGGTTGCCGGTCGCCTCAGGCGCCTGGGAGTCACCACCGGCCTCGGCGTGGACGCCGTCACCTCGGCGCCCGGAGACATGTTCTCCCTGATGCGGGCCGCGCTACTGGCCAGCCAGATCGTCGACGAGCCGCGGATGACGTGCGCGGACGTCCTGAAGATGGCCACCCTGGACGGCGCCGCCGCACTTGGCCTCGCCGACCGCACCGGCTCGCTGCGTCCCGGCAAGCAGGCCGACGTCATCCTGCTGCGTCTGGACGACATCAACACCCTTACCGCTGAGCGGGACCCCATCGCGGCCGTCGTCACGGCGGCCCACCCGCACAACGTGGACACGGTCCTGGTGGCCGGAGAGGTCGTGAAGATCAACGGCCGCCTCGTCCACACCGACCTCGGCCGAGTCGCCCGGGAGCTGCGGGAGACCGCGCTCAAGGTCGCCGGCCACTGA
- a CDS encoding thiolase family protein: MTDTEKIVILDGARTPIGSFGGVFKDAPGFELGATASREALGRAGVAAEDIDEVVMGCIGQVGVDAYNARRVAIAAGLPESVAAYTVNRLCGSGLQAIWSAAMQMRWGGVDFALAGGDESMTRMPFYDFGARAGYKLGDRKLVDGTVMMLTDPFHGIHMGVTAENVAAKYGVSRERQDEFAVESQRRAATEAARAAFAEEIVPVEVGGRRPFTVRDDEHPRPGTTLDTLAGLRPAFAESGTVTAGNASGINDGGAAVVLARESVARERGLTGLVSLESVTTAAMEPELMGYAPVLALKKLFAQTGTTPRDIDTVELNEAFASQAVAVIRDAGLDPEKTNPYGGAIALGHPVGATGAILSLRVAKDLVRRDLELGIVTMCIGGGQALAALFRREPA, encoded by the coding sequence ATGACTGACACCGAGAAGATCGTCATCCTCGACGGGGCTCGCACCCCGATCGGCAGTTTCGGCGGAGTGTTCAAGGACGCACCCGGCTTCGAGTTGGGTGCCACCGCCTCCCGTGAGGCGCTCGGGCGGGCCGGGGTCGCCGCGGAGGACATCGACGAGGTGGTGATGGGGTGCATCGGCCAGGTGGGGGTGGACGCCTACAACGCCCGCCGGGTGGCGATCGCCGCCGGCCTGCCCGAGAGCGTGGCCGCCTACACCGTGAACCGGCTCTGCGGCAGCGGCCTCCAGGCGATCTGGTCGGCGGCGATGCAGATGCGCTGGGGCGGGGTGGACTTCGCCCTGGCCGGCGGCGACGAGTCGATGACCCGGATGCCGTTCTACGACTTCGGGGCCCGTGCGGGGTACAAGCTGGGGGACCGCAAGCTCGTGGACGGCACGGTGATGATGCTGACCGACCCGTTCCACGGCATCCACATGGGTGTCACGGCGGAGAACGTGGCCGCGAAGTACGGCGTCTCGAGGGAGCGGCAGGACGAGTTCGCGGTGGAGTCCCAGCGTCGCGCGGCGACAGAGGCGGCCCGCGCGGCGTTCGCCGAGGAGATCGTGCCGGTGGAGGTCGGCGGCCGCAGGCCGTTCACGGTGCGCGACGACGAGCACCCCAGGCCCGGCACCACCCTGGACACGCTGGCCGGGCTGCGGCCGGCGTTCGCCGAGAGCGGCACCGTCACGGCCGGAAACGCCTCGGGGATCAACGACGGTGGCGCCGCCGTGGTGCTCGCCCGGGAGTCGGTGGCACGGGAGCGGGGCCTGACCGGCCTGGTGTCCCTCGAATCCGTGACGACCGCGGCGATGGAGCCGGAACTCATGGGCTACGCGCCCGTGTTGGCGCTCAAGAAGCTCTTCGCACAGACCGGCACCACCCCCCGGGACATCGACACCGTCGAGCTGAACGAGGCGTTCGCGTCCCAGGCGGTGGCGGTGATCCGGGACGCCGGGCTGGACCCCGAGAAGACCAACCCGTACGGCGGTGCCATCGCCCTGGGCCACCCGGTGGGCGCGACCGGCGCGATCCTGTCCCTGCGAGTGGCCAAGGACCTGGTCCGCCGCGACCTCGAACTCGGCATCGTCACCATGTGCATCGGCGGCGGGCAGGCACTGGCGGCGCTCTTCCGGCGGGAGCCGGCATGA
- a CDS encoding NADP-dependent oxidoreductase — protein MRALHVPEAGGQPVLGDLPIPEVAPGHVLIKVRAAGLNPLDNVIAAGSMADRFPHHYPLVLGRDAAGVVEAVGAGVDHVEPGQEVFGNVPLAPPIQAGTLAEYALLPAETVVVKPGGLDFATAAALPLAAAAACAAVDLIDPQPGQVVLVNGASGGVGRYAVQLLASRNVTVVATGTPDDAERLTELGATTVVNFAVGPVADQVLAVHPDGVDALVNLVGSALTDVPLEAVRKGGRVATTTPAPDADALAGAGLAGGMVFAKPVRETTKPLAELAAAGFLSVDVHSVLPLERAAEGLGVLAAGRARGKIVVTFGD, from the coding sequence ATGCGCGCACTGCATGTTCCCGAAGCCGGCGGACAGCCCGTCCTCGGCGACCTGCCCATCCCTGAGGTGGCCCCCGGACACGTACTGATCAAGGTCAGGGCGGCCGGACTCAACCCGCTCGACAACGTCATCGCCGCCGGGTCCATGGCTGACCGGTTCCCTCACCACTACCCGCTGGTCCTCGGCCGTGACGCCGCCGGAGTGGTGGAGGCAGTCGGTGCGGGCGTGGACCACGTCGAGCCGGGCCAGGAGGTGTTCGGCAACGTTCCGCTGGCTCCGCCGATCCAGGCCGGCACCCTCGCCGAGTACGCGCTGCTGCCTGCCGAGACCGTCGTGGTCAAGCCGGGCGGCCTCGACTTCGCCACCGCCGCCGCACTGCCCCTGGCCGCCGCGGCCGCCTGCGCCGCCGTCGACCTGATCGACCCGCAGCCCGGTCAGGTCGTCCTGGTCAACGGGGCGAGCGGCGGAGTGGGCCGGTACGCGGTCCAGCTGCTCGCCTCCCGGAATGTGACCGTCGTCGCGACCGGCACCCCCGACGACGCGGAACGGCTCACCGAACTCGGCGCCACGACCGTCGTGAACTTCGCCGTCGGCCCGGTCGCGGACCAGGTCCTGGCCGTCCACCCCGATGGCGTCGACGCCCTGGTCAACCTGGTCGGCTCCGCCCTCACCGACGTGCCCCTGGAAGCGGTCCGCAAGGGCGGCCGGGTCGCGACCACGACCCCGGCCCCCGACGCCGACGCGCTGGCCGGTGCCGGGCTGGCCGGCGGCATGGTCTTCGCCAAGCCGGTCCGCGAGACCACGAAGCCGCTCGCTGAGCTGGCGGCGGCTGGTTTCCTCTCCGTCGACGTGCACAGCGTGCTGCCCCTGGAGCGGGCCGCCGAGGGCTTGGGCGTCCTCGCCGCGGGCCGGGCCCGCGGCAAGATCGTCGTCACGTTCGGCGACTGA
- a CDS encoding ABC transporter ATP-binding protein, producing the protein MTKLVVEDLSKTYGDPAHGGVEAIREISFDVREGEFVCIVGPSGGGKTTLLRCLCGLHGRTGGRIELDGRDVTEPPPEIAAVFQDYSRSLMPWYPVGRNVALPLKNTVKDKRERAERVEWSLREVGLAGMGDRYPWQLSGGMQQRVAIARAIAYRPGILIMDEPFASVDAQTRAGLEDLTLAVRDDVGAAVLLVTHDIDEAVYLADRVVVLSSRPATVMEVVDIDLPRPRDQLDTKALPQFAEYRRHILELIRATGRPEPIAESRSAH; encoded by the coding sequence ATGACCAAGCTTGTCGTCGAGGACCTGTCCAAGACGTACGGCGATCCGGCCCACGGCGGTGTCGAGGCGATCCGCGAGATCAGCTTCGACGTACGCGAGGGCGAGTTCGTCTGCATCGTCGGCCCGTCGGGCGGCGGCAAGACCACGCTCCTGCGCTGCCTGTGCGGGCTGCACGGGCGCACCGGCGGGCGTATCGAGCTCGACGGACGCGACGTCACCGAGCCGCCGCCGGAGATCGCCGCGGTCTTCCAGGACTACAGCCGCTCCCTGATGCCGTGGTACCCGGTGGGCCGCAACGTCGCACTGCCGTTGAAGAACACCGTGAAGGACAAGCGAGAGCGCGCCGAGCGCGTGGAGTGGTCACTGCGCGAGGTGGGCCTCGCCGGGATGGGCGACCGCTACCCGTGGCAGCTTTCCGGCGGTATGCAGCAGCGCGTGGCCATCGCCCGGGCGATCGCCTACCGGCCCGGGATCCTCATCATGGACGAGCCGTTCGCGTCCGTCGACGCACAGACCCGCGCCGGTCTCGAGGACCTCACCCTCGCCGTCCGCGACGACGTGGGGGCCGCGGTCCTGCTGGTGACACACGACATCGACGAGGCCGTCTATCTGGCCGACCGGGTCGTCGTCCTGTCCTCCCGCCCGGCCACCGTCATGGAGGTCGTGGACATCGATCTGCCGCGCCCCCGCGACCAGTTGGACACGAAGGCGTTGCCGCAGTTCGCCGAGTACCGCCGACACATCCTCGAACTCATCCGCGCGACCGGAAGGCCGGAACCGATCGCCGAGTCCCGGTCCGCCCATTAG
- a CDS encoding FAD-binding oxidoreductase: MSQSDEAVLKKFPTGFRGEVLRPRDPGYAAARKIFYTHTDHATPALIARAADAQDVLAVTRFAGETGTPLAVRAGGHSVDGSGMPDGALVVDVSALKAIELDTSTGIARLGSGVLLGEMDTTLERHELVVPAGTVSNTGVAGLTLGGGVGYNMRRYGATVDNLLSMEVATVDGRLVTASAKENQDLFWALRGGGGNFGVVTSFEFQARPLGPQVSAGFVPFPAESAPEVLAAWREYMADAPRELSVIAAMTQCPPMPVVPERYHGADVVLLLVVHTGPPEKTEALVDGLAALGPAIVKAVQPVPWSVANSMLDAIAPPGHRSYTKGAYLSELTDDVIDIVTRHAAAHLPSAGPVASTVQNLWSMGGAITEDFDEDSAAFSREGANWFWETVTLWDTPDQDAGFHAWVDGVHAALKPHVRSNCYVNLSTDNGADWRRGVWGSPERYARLERAKADWDPQNLLRFNKNIEPAKAV; this comes from the coding sequence ATGTCCCAGTCCGACGAGGCTGTTCTGAAGAAGTTCCCCACCGGTTTCCGGGGTGAGGTCCTCCGTCCGCGCGACCCCGGGTACGCGGCCGCGCGGAAGATCTTCTACACGCACACCGACCATGCGACGCCGGCCCTGATCGCTCGGGCGGCCGACGCCCAGGACGTGCTCGCGGTCACGCGCTTCGCCGGCGAGACCGGTACTCCGCTGGCCGTACGCGCCGGCGGCCACAGCGTCGACGGCTCGGGCATGCCGGACGGCGCCCTCGTGGTCGACGTCAGCGCGCTCAAGGCCATCGAGCTCGACACGTCCACCGGCATCGCCCGTCTGGGATCGGGTGTCCTGCTGGGTGAGATGGACACCACGCTGGAGAGGCACGAACTGGTCGTCCCGGCAGGCACGGTGAGCAACACCGGTGTCGCCGGCCTCACTCTGGGCGGCGGCGTGGGCTACAACATGCGCCGCTACGGCGCCACCGTGGACAACCTGCTGTCCATGGAGGTGGCGACGGTCGACGGCCGCCTGGTGACGGCGAGTGCGAAGGAGAACCAGGACCTGTTCTGGGCGCTGCGCGGTGGCGGCGGCAACTTCGGCGTGGTGACGTCCTTCGAGTTCCAGGCCCGGCCGCTGGGCCCCCAGGTCTCCGCCGGCTTCGTCCCGTTCCCCGCGGAGAGCGCTCCCGAGGTACTGGCAGCCTGGCGTGAGTACATGGCGGATGCGCCCAGGGAACTGAGTGTCATCGCCGCCATGACCCAGTGCCCGCCGATGCCGGTCGTGCCGGAGCGGTACCACGGGGCGGACGTGGTGTTGTTGCTCGTGGTCCACACCGGACCGCCGGAGAAGACCGAGGCGTTGGTGGACGGGCTCGCCGCGCTGGGCCCGGCCATCGTCAAGGCGGTGCAACCGGTGCCGTGGTCCGTCGCGAACAGCATGCTCGACGCGATCGCCCCGCCGGGCCACCGCTCGTACACCAAGGGCGCGTACCTGTCCGAACTCACCGACGACGTCATCGACATCGTGACCCGCCATGCCGCGGCGCATCTGCCGTCGGCGGGCCCGGTCGCGAGCACGGTGCAGAACCTCTGGTCCATGGGCGGTGCCATCACCGAGGACTTCGACGAGGACTCCGCGGCCTTCTCCCGGGAGGGCGCCAACTGGTTCTGGGAGACCGTCACCCTGTGGGACACCCCCGACCAGGACGCGGGGTTCCACGCCTGGGTCGACGGCGTGCACGCGGCGCTCAAGCCACACGTGCGGTCCAACTGTTACGTCAACCTGTCGACCGACAATGGTGCCGATTGGCGCCGTGGGGTGTGGGGGAGCCCCGAGAGGTACGCCCGGCTGGAACGGGCGAAGGCCGACTGGGATCCGCAGAACCTGCTGCGGTTCAACAAGAACATCGAGCCTGCCAAGGCTGTCTGA
- a CDS encoding ABC transporter permease yields MRFAVRLRALGVALLVPVVLVVLWWVLSADSTSAFYPSLSTILTNFRETWLFARAGSDVVPSLLRLGAGYLLAAVIGIALGVLLGRVRVLHLALQPAIQFARSIPATGLVPVSIVLLGIGDAPKIWLIAFVCVFPILLNTIDGVRSIERGLEDVGQTFRLTRRQRVFAIHLPSAAPQIFAGLRISLAIAFIMMIVTEMLGATSGLGYVTLNAQQSFQIPLMWSGMILLGILGAALNALFVLVERRVLRWHHLSTGRMR; encoded by the coding sequence ATGAGGTTCGCCGTACGGCTGCGGGCACTCGGCGTCGCGCTGCTGGTACCCGTCGTCCTCGTGGTGCTGTGGTGGGTGCTGTCCGCCGACAGCACGTCCGCCTTCTACCCCTCCCTGTCGACGATCCTCACGAACTTCCGCGAGACCTGGCTGTTCGCGCGCGCCGGTTCGGACGTCGTGCCGAGCCTGCTGCGGCTCGGGGCCGGCTATCTGCTGGCGGCGGTCATCGGCATTGCGCTGGGCGTCCTCCTCGGCCGCGTGCGCGTGCTGCACCTGGCTCTCCAGCCCGCCATCCAGTTCGCGCGATCGATACCGGCGACCGGGCTCGTCCCCGTGAGCATCGTCCTGCTGGGCATCGGTGACGCACCGAAGATCTGGCTCATCGCGTTCGTGTGCGTGTTCCCGATCCTGCTGAACACCATCGACGGGGTGCGCTCCATCGAACGGGGACTGGAGGACGTCGGACAGACCTTCCGCCTCACCCGTCGACAGCGCGTCTTCGCCATCCACCTGCCCTCGGCCGCCCCACAGATCTTCGCCGGCCTGCGGATCTCGCTCGCGATCGCCTTCATCATGATGATCGTCACCGAAATGCTGGGCGCCACCAGCGGCCTGGGCTACGTCACCCTCAACGCCCAGCAGAGTTTCCAGATTCCGCTGATGTGGTCCGGGATGATCCTCCTCGGCATTCTCGGCGCCGCACTCAACGCCCTTTTTGTCCTCGTGGAGCGACGTGTGCTCCGCTGGCACCACTTGTCCACCGGGAGGATGCGATGA
- a CDS encoding MarR family winged helix-turn-helix transcriptional regulator, whose product MTTTPDPVDAWMDSWRNELPEVERPSSELTKRIMFMSSTLDSVMRRELTELGLTPAEFDMLVALRRSGAPFRMKPNRLARSLMLSTGGTTNVTHRLVGRHLLERESDPDDARSTWLRLTPEGVALAERAVLVNAAAHEALFEGVPAELVERSTAVLRELLAAAPGLLGGPTARSARPQP is encoded by the coding sequence GTGACGACGACACCGGATCCCGTAGACGCATGGATGGACTCTTGGCGCAACGAGCTGCCCGAGGTCGAGCGCCCGTCCTCGGAACTGACCAAACGGATCATGTTCATGTCCAGCACGCTGGACAGCGTGATGCGGCGTGAGCTGACCGAACTCGGGCTGACCCCGGCGGAGTTCGACATGCTGGTGGCGCTGCGCCGGTCCGGCGCCCCGTTCCGCATGAAGCCGAACCGGCTCGCCCGCTCGCTGATGCTCTCGACCGGCGGCACCACCAACGTCACCCACCGTCTGGTGGGCCGCCATCTTCTGGAGCGGGAGAGCGACCCGGACGACGCCCGCAGTACCTGGCTCAGGCTGACACCCGAGGGCGTCGCGCTTGCCGAGCGCGCGGTCCTGGTGAACGCGGCGGCCCATGAGGCCCTCTTCGAGGGCGTTCCGGCCGAGCTCGTCGAGAGGTCGACCGCCGTACTGCGGGAGCTGCTCGCCGCGGCCCCGGGTCTGCTCGGCGGCCCGACGGCCCGCTCCGCCCGACCCCAGCCCTGA
- a CDS encoding ABC transporter permease, with protein MIPIATTAGLLALWELLARGGVVPAEVPPFTDVAVRLARQLGDDAFWTALGQTLWHTLAGLLIGGAVGIVVGGTIGLLPFVHRLLNVPLEFLRPIPAIVYLPLLILVMGSRSQTAIIMASLGALWPMLFQSVYGVRAIDGQVVETGRVFGLTRHQILRHVMLPSVLPYLATGVRISSSLALIVAISAELVGGIPGLGAAIGNAAQNGLYPTMYGLLVVSGVLGMLLNGALERTERRLLRWHVSHREVSA; from the coding sequence TTGATCCCCATCGCGACGACCGCCGGTCTGCTGGCGCTGTGGGAGCTGCTGGCCCGCGGCGGGGTGGTCCCGGCCGAGGTTCCGCCGTTCACGGACGTGGCCGTCCGGCTGGCCCGGCAACTTGGGGACGACGCCTTCTGGACGGCGCTGGGCCAGACACTGTGGCACACCCTCGCCGGTCTGCTGATCGGCGGTGCTGTGGGCATCGTCGTGGGCGGCACGATCGGCCTGCTGCCCTTCGTGCACCGGCTGTTGAACGTGCCGCTGGAGTTCCTGCGGCCGATCCCGGCGATCGTCTACCTGCCGCTGCTGATCCTGGTGATGGGCTCCCGCTCGCAGACCGCGATCATCATGGCCTCGCTGGGCGCCCTGTGGCCGATGCTCTTCCAGTCGGTCTACGGCGTGCGCGCCATCGACGGGCAGGTCGTCGAGACCGGCAGGGTGTTCGGCCTGACCCGGCACCAGATCCTCCGGCACGTCATGCTGCCCAGTGTCCTGCCCTACCTGGCGACCGGCGTACGGATCTCCTCGTCGCTGGCGCTGATCGTCGCCATCTCGGCGGAGCTCGTCGGCGGCATCCCGGGTCTCGGCGCGGCGATCGGCAACGCCGCACAGAACGGTCTCTATCCGACCATGTACGGCCTACTCGTCGTGTCCGGTGTGCTCGGCATGTTGCTCAACGGCGCGCTGGAGCGTACCGAGAGACGACTGCTGCGCTGGCACGTCTCCCACCGTGAGGTGAGCGCATGA
- a CDS encoding SDR family NAD(P)-dependent oxidoreductase, which produces MAGRLEGKIAVVTGGGAGIGRVIAQKLSAEGADVAVADVNDAVETRELVEANGRRFFAAKVDVSDEAQVNAFAADVREALGPVDIVVNNAAIAMLKDLDNTTYEQWKKLFSINVDGYFLVTKAFVQDLKDSEAGRVINMSSSSYWEAPPMFLAYVSGKGAVNGFTHALATDLARWDITVNAIGPSVVRTPTTRRELPEEFFGHHAQLQNLKREQTPEDVANLLAFLASDEASFITGQVHLVDGGLIRR; this is translated from the coding sequence ATGGCTGGACGTCTGGAAGGCAAGATCGCCGTGGTGACGGGCGGTGGCGCCGGTATCGGCCGGGTCATCGCGCAGAAGCTGTCGGCGGAGGGCGCGGATGTCGCCGTAGCCGATGTCAACGACGCGGTGGAGACGCGGGAGCTGGTCGAGGCGAACGGGCGCCGGTTCTTCGCCGCGAAGGTCGACGTGTCGGACGAGGCCCAGGTGAACGCCTTCGCCGCGGACGTCCGTGAGGCGCTGGGCCCGGTGGACATCGTGGTGAACAACGCGGCCATCGCCATGTTGAAGGACCTCGACAACACCACGTACGAGCAGTGGAAGAAGCTGTTCTCCATCAACGTGGACGGCTACTTCCTGGTCACGAAGGCCTTCGTGCAGGACCTGAAGGACTCCGAGGCCGGACGTGTGATCAACATGTCGTCGTCCAGCTACTGGGAGGCCCCGCCGATGTTCCTGGCGTACGTCTCCGGGAAGGGCGCCGTCAACGGCTTCACCCACGCCCTGGCCACCGACCTCGCGCGCTGGGACATCACGGTCAACGCGATCGGCCCCAGCGTCGTACGCACCCCGACCACGCGCCGTGAGCTGCCCGAGGAGTTCTTCGGACACCACGCTCAGCTGCAGAACCTGAAGCGCGAGCAGACGCCCGAGGACGTCGCCAACCTGCTCGCGTTCCTCGCCTCCGACGAGGCCTCCTTCATCACCGGCCAGGTCCACCTCGTCGACGGCGGCCTGATCCGCCGCTGA